The proteins below come from a single Aegilops tauschii subsp. strangulata cultivar AL8/78 chromosome 6, Aet v6.0, whole genome shotgun sequence genomic window:
- the LOC109741494 gene encoding oligopeptide transporter 4-like, producing the protein MGETAADERGLAAAPGKLEESSEEENSPIEQVRLTVPTVDDPTLPVWTFRMWSIGLFSCSLLSFLNQFFSYRTEPLVITSLTVQVASLPMGHFLARVLPRRKFRAPALLGGWEWSLNPGPFNMKEHVLISIFANAGYAFGGGNAYAVMIVDIIRAFYGRSISFIAAWLLIITTQVLGYGWAGLMRKYVVEPAHMWWPSTLVQVSLFRALHEKEEFAKGSRQISRFKFFLVVLICSFSYYALPGFIFQSLTSIAWVCWAFPKSVTAQQLGSGLKGLGLGAFTLDWETVASYLGSPLITPFFAIANIFVGYVFFVWVLVPTAYWGTNLYHAKTFPLFSTQLFMSNGTDYDIDAIVNKQFELDYDAYNELGRVNISTFFALAYGLSFATIAATISHVGLFYGKEIYQRFRVSRREDPDIHTKLMRTYEDIPAWWFYSLTVLSMTVALILCTVLIDQVQLPWWGLVFACGMSFVFTLPISIITATTNQSPGLNVIAEYSMGLIRPGYPIANVCFKVYGYMSMSQAVAFLADFKLGHYMKIPPRSMFVVQFVGTIVAGTINLSVAWWLLGSVENICHIEKLSANSPWTCPNDRVFFDASVIWGLVGPRRIFGPLGNYAAINYFFLIGAASPFVVYIFHRIFPDKKWILLINLPVLINATASMPPATAVNYNSWLLVGTIFNFFVFRYRKRWWQRYNYIFSAAMDAGVAFMAVLLYFALTMQNRSIVWWGTAGEHCPLAICPTSKGVDLGPESVCPVF; encoded by the exons ATGGGCGAGACAGCAGCGGACGAGCgcggcctcgccgccgcccccggTAAACTGGaggagtcgtcggaggaggagaatTCCCCGATCGAGCAGGTGCGGCTAACGGTCCCCACTGTCGACGACCCGACGCTGCCGGTGTGGACGTTCCGGATGTGGAGCATCGGGCTCTTCTCCTGCTCGCTCCTGAGCTTCCTCAACCAGTTCTTCTCCTACCGGACGGAGCCGCTCGTCATCACCTCGTTGACTGTGCAAGTGGCGTCGCTGCCCATGGGCCACTTCCTGGCGCGCGTGCTGCCGCGCCGCAAGTTCCGGGCGCCGGCGCTGCTCGGCGGCTGGGAGTGGAGCCTCAACCCGGGGCCCTTCAACATGAAGGAGCACGTGCTCATCTCCATCTTCGCCAATGCCGGCTACGCCTTCGGCGGTGGCAACGCCTACGCCGTCATGATCGTCGACATCATCCGCGCCTTCTACGGCCGCTCCATCTCCTTCATCGCCGCCTGGCTCCTCATCATCACCACCCAG GTGCTTGGGTACGGTTGGGCCGGGCTGATGCGCAAGTACGTGGTGGAGCCGGCGCACATGTGGTGGCCGAGCACGCTCGTCCAGGTTTCGCTCTTCCG GGCCCTGCACGAGAAGGAAGAGTTCGCCAAGGGCTCGCGCCAAATCTCACGCTTCAAGTTCTTCCTGGTGGTGCTCATCTGCAGCTTCTCGTATTACGCCCTGCCAGGCTTCATCTTCCAGAGCCTGACGTCCATCGCATGGGTGTGCTGGGCGTTCCCCAAGTCGGTGACCGCGCAGCAGCTCGGCTCCGGCCTCAAAGGCCTGGGCCTCGGAGCCTTCACCCTCGACTGGGAGACCGTCGCCTCCTACCTCGGCAGCCCGCTCATCACGCCCTTCTTCGCCATCGCCAACATCTTCGTCGGCTACGTCTTCTTCGTCTGGGTGCTGGTGCCCACGGCGTACTGGGGCACCAACCTGTACCACGCCAAGACGttccccctcttctccacgcAGCTCTTCATGTCCAACGGGACGGATTACGACATCGACGCCATTGTGAACAAGCAGTTCGAGCTCGACTATGACGCTTACAATGAGCTCGGCAGGGTCAACATCAGTACCTTCTTTGCTCTCGCTTACGGGCTCAGCTTCGCCACCATCGCTGCCACCATCTCGCACGTCGGCCTCTTCTACGGGAA GGAGATCTACCAGCGGTTCAGGGTTTCGCGGCGGGAGGATCCTGACATCCACACGAAGCTGATGAGGACGTACGAGGACATACCGGCGTGGTGGTTCTACTCGCTGACGGTGCTGTCGATGACAGTGGCCCTCATCCTCTGCACCGTCCTCATCGACCAGGTTCAGCTCCCATGGTGGGGCCTCGTCTTCGCCTGTGGCATGTCCTTCGTCTTCACCCTCCCCATAAGCATCATCACGGCAACCACGAACCAG TCGCCTGGTCTGAATGTCATCGCGGAGTACTCCATGGGGCTGATAAGGCCCGGCTATCCCATCGCCAATGTCTGCTTCAAGGTGTATGGTTACATGAGCATGTCACAGGCCGTCGCCTTCCTCGCAGATTTCAAGCTTGGCCACTACATGAAGATACCCCCCAGATCAATGTTCGTCGTTCAG TTTGTCGGTACAATTGTGGCCGGCACAATCAACCTCAGCGTGGCATGGTGGCTGCTTGGCTCCGTCGAGAACATCTGCCATATCGAAAAGCTCTCGGCGAATAGCCCATGGACGTGCCCCAACGACCGGGTCTTCTTCGACGCGTCGGTCATCTGGGGCCTCGTTGGTCCACGGCGCATTTTCGGGCCGCTTGGCAACTACGCAGCCATCAACTACTTCTTCCTCATCGGCGCCGCGTCTCCGTTCGTCGTGTACATCTTCCACAGGATATTCCCCGACAAGAAATGGATACTGCTGATCAACCTGCCGGTGCTCATCAACGCGACGGCCAGCATGCCGCCGGCGACGGCCGTGAACTACAACTCGTGGCTGCTCGTCGGGACCATCTTCAACTTCTTTGTGTTCCGGTACCGGAAGAGGTGGTGGCAGCGGTACAACTACATCTTCTCCGCCGCGATGGACGCAGGGGTCGCCTTCATGGCGGTGCTGCTCTACTTCGCGCTCACCATGCAGAACCGGAGCATTGTTTGGTGGGGCACGGCCGGCGAGCACTGCCCTCTCGCCATATGCCCCACCTCTAAAGGGGTCGACCTGGGTCCGGAAAGTGTGTGCCCAGTGTTCTAA